One window of Thermocoleostomius sinensis A174 genomic DNA carries:
- a CDS encoding TetR/AcrR family transcriptional regulator — translation MGRSRIITDKQILEAAREVFLAEGFGASTVEIARRAGVSEGSIFKRFSTKEKLFFAAMSEASSPQWVKTLNALIGQGDLKQNLIALSQQVIECLREFVPRIIMARSKGLLSPALVGLDEPPLARDLKALTDFFDEEMKLGRIRAGNPEVPARILLGTLTNHVLMEKMAFSTSDVLEHPNYLEELIDSLLEGIAHQKNCDDCLDRKSVSMQRE, via the coding sequence ATGGGGCGATCGCGAATTATCACAGATAAGCAAATTCTAGAAGCGGCTCGAGAAGTGTTTCTTGCAGAGGGGTTTGGGGCTTCCACGGTCGAAATAGCTCGTCGTGCTGGTGTATCGGAAGGCTCGATTTTTAAACGATTTTCCACCAAGGAAAAGTTGTTTTTCGCAGCCATGAGCGAGGCAAGTTCACCTCAGTGGGTTAAAACCCTCAACGCTCTCATTGGACAGGGAGATTTGAAGCAAAATTTGATTGCGCTCTCACAGCAAGTGATTGAATGCTTACGGGAATTTGTGCCCAGGATTATCATGGCGCGCTCCAAAGGATTGTTGTCCCCGGCTTTAGTTGGGCTTGATGAACCCCCTCTGGCACGAGATTTAAAAGCGTTGACAGACTTCTTCGATGAGGAAATGAAATTGGGTCGAATTCGAGCAGGCAATCCTGAAGTTCCGGCTCGGATCTTGCTTGGGACGTTAACAAATCACGTGCTAATGGAGAAAATGGCTTTTTCTACCAGTGATGTGCTAGAACACCCAAATTATCTTGAAGAACTCATTGATTCCTTATTAGAGGGGATTGCTCACCAAAAAAACTGCGATGATTGTCTCGATCGAAAATCTGTTTCTATGCAGCGAGAGTAA